In uncultured Fusobacterium sp., the genomic stretch TTTTTAATTTTTTCTAAAATTAACGCTTTCTTTTATTTTTTTATTAGAAAAATTAATTTACAATTTTCTTAGATATAAAAAAGGCTATTGAAATAATCTTACAATAGCCTTTTATCTTAAAAATTTATTTTTACTCTATATCTATTTCCTTAAAACTTAACTTTAGGAGCTTCTCTTACTTCCATATCTACTTTAAATAATGGTTCTTCTTTAAAATTGAACATTCCAGCAAAAATATTACCAGGTATCATTTTTATTGCTTGATTGTATGAAGTTACTGTATCATTATAAAACTGACGTGCAAAACCTATTTTATTTTCAATATCTTTTAACTGATTTTGTAAATCAATAAAATTTGTATTAGCTTTTAAATCAGGATAACTTTCAGATACCATCATAAGTCTACTTAATACACTTCCTAATTCTCCACTAGCTTGAATCTTCTCATCTACTGTTCCTGCTGTTGTATAATGTGTCCTAGCTGCTATTACTCTCTCTAAAGTTTCTTTTTCATGAGAAGCATAGCCTTTTACTACTTCTACCAAATTAGGAATCAAATCAAATCTTTTTTGTAACTGCACATCTATTTGACTCCAAGCATTTTTTACTCTCTCATGTAATTTTACAAACTTATTTTGATAACCTATTCCTATCAAAATTAAAAGTATAACTATCACTAAAATAATTAATAAAACTATCATTTTTCCTCCTTAATATCTAAAAAGCTCCACCGCCACTACGGCCTCCTCCTCCACCAGAAGAACCACCACTAAATCCTCCACCTCTTCCTCCAGTTGAAGAACGATTAGATCTTGCTACACTTTCAATAGATCTTTGAACAACACTATTAGTACTTCTCTCTATATTTTTAAATCTATTACTATATAAATACATACTCATCAAAGAGCTATTTCTATATCCACTTCTAATAACTACTGAGTCTTCTCCTTTTTCAGACATAATTTTTTTGTAACCCTTAGCAACTTTTTCTGCTACACCTAAAGCTACAGCATATACAAAATAATGTTCCCATAACTCTAAAGAAGCAAGTTTTGCTTCTTCTAAATTACTATAATCAACTAAAAACTTTTTAAAAGCTTCCCATCTTGAAATAGCTTTTTCTTTTTCTAAACTAGGTCTTTTACTTGATAAAGTATAAGGTATTAAAAAAAATCCCATAAATGTTAAAGCTAAAAAATATAGATTTTGAAAATATGTAGTTAAAAATCCTCCACCTATAAAATAGAATATTCCAGTTGTTCCCCCTAAACTTATAGAAAACTTATCCTTTTTATCTAGTTTTAATCCTTTAGCTAACATATCAGAATATACAATAGTTTTCCATCTTTCATAATTGCTATTAAATTCCCTAGCCTCATTTCTTCCTTTTACTAAAGTTTCTATCTCTTCTAAAACTACTTTTTCACCATCTCCCAATTTTCTAATATACCAATCTAAAACAAACTTTTCTTCCTCACTAAGTCCTATTTTATTATCCTCTCTTAATATTAAAGTTATTCTTTTTTCCTCCTCTTCTAATTTCAAATATCCTTTTCTAACTAAGTTTAAAAGAGTAGCAAAAAGCTCCTTACTTCCTGGATAGAGATTTCTAGATAAAAGTGTTCCTGCAACTGCTGGAGAATAATCATCTGGCAGTTCTCTAAAATATTCTCCATATTCATTTTCTACTTTATATCTTTTTCTATTTTTTTTGTATATTAATATTACTAAAAATACCCACCAAAGTACTAAAACTCCTAAAACTATTTTTCCAATAATAACTTTAACAACAGCTTGTCTTCTTATTTCATTTGCTTCTTTTGCTAAGTTCTCTTCCATAGTTAAAATTCTTTTTAAAGCTTTTTCATTTTTCACTAACATTGGATTAAAATTAGTTAAGATATCTTTAGGAAAAAGTAAGTTTACTTCTAAAAACTCCCCTGGTCTATAATCTGTTAAACTATAGTTTATCTCTTGTCCATTTACTATTTCAATATTTCCTGTTAAAGGACCATGACCAAAAGCATAAATATCCTTTTTATTCACCCATTCTGGCAATCTTATCTTTACATTTATATTTTTTATAGAGCTTTGCCAATCTTTTCCTACCATTTTTCTATTCAATTGAGCAATATCTCTATAAACAGTGACTCCTTTAGTCAATGTATAAGTAAATATAAAATCTTTCTTTTCGTTTCTTCCAGGAGCATATAATTTAATTTTATACACTCCATCATCTAAATTTAATGTATAATTTCCTGTTGAAGGTCGTAAATTATTTTGAGCTTCTTTTAGTTCTCCATCTTCTTGGTAAAATATTTGTAAATTAGTTAATTTTCCATAACCTAAAGCATCTATGTTATATAAAATTCCATTTATACTCTCTATATCATAACGAACTCTCTCTTCAACTTGAATACTTCCATCTCTTTGAATATCAGCTATAATATCCAAAGTATCTATCCTATAAGCTGTTCTTCCAAAAATAATAGAAGAGAGAAAAAGAAAAACTATCACTACTCTTTTTAACATATTTTCACCTCACTATAGATTATATATCTTAGTGTACTTCTCTTTTAAATATTCTATATAATATCTTGGATTTAGCTCTTCCCCTGTCACTTCTTTTATTATTTCAGGAGTTTCTTTTAATTTACCATATTTATGAATTTTGTTTCCTAACCATTCTTTTATTTTGAATAGTTCTCCAGTTTCTAAAATATTATCTACATCAATTTCTTTTTTCATTGTATTATAAATTTGAGCTGCATAAGCACTTCCTAAAGCATATGATGGAAAATACCCTATAAGTCCTGCTGCCCAATGTACGTCTTGCATTATCCCTTCACTATCTGTAGTTGGAATAACTCCTAAATATTCATTCATTTTTTCTTTCCATATTTTAGGTAAATCATCTATATTTAACTCATTAGTTAATAATCCTTTTTCTATCTCATATCTCACCATAATATGTAATGAATATGTAAGTTCATCTGCTTCTGTTCTAATTAATGATGGTTCAACAAGGTTTATCTCTTTATAAAAATCTTCCAATGATATTTTTTCTAAAAATGGCATAAACTCTTGAGCTTTTTTATAAATATTTTTCCAAAAATGAATATCTCTTCCTAAAATATTTTCATAAAATCTTGATTGTGATTCATGTATTCCCATAGAACCACCACTTGCAAGAATAGTTCCTTGTAAGTTATCTCTAATCTGTTGTTCATATATTCCATGTCCAGTTTCATGAATTGTACTAAATATAGCTGACATAGGATTATCTTCCATATATTTAGTGGTAAGTCTTACATCATTTTTAGTGATATTCATAGTAAATGGATGTTCACTCTCTGCTCCTACTCCTCTATCAAAATCAAATCCTAAATATTCTCCAATAAATCTATTAAATTTCTTTTGATTTTCAATTTTTGTTTTTTGTAAAAGTTGTTTTTTAGGATTTCCCTTCTCTTTTATTTTTTTCAATAGTGGAACTATCTCTTTTTTTAACATAGAAAAAAATTCATCTAATTTTTCTGTTGTCATACCTTTTTCATAATCTTTTAAAATTACATCATATAAATTTTTCTCATCTTTTTTATGATAATTAGCAAATTTTATAGTATATTCAACTATTTTTTTTAAGCTATCTCTATATTTTTCATAATTATTTTCAATTTTTGCTTCTTCCCAAATTCCTTGAGTTCTTGCTATTAATTCAGAATAATCTTGGTACTCATATGGAGGAATTTTCTTCATTTTCTCAATGTCCTCTGCTAATTCTTCTATCTCTTTTTTCTCAATTTCATTTAATTTCTCAATATTCTCTTTCAATATCTCTACACAATCTTCAAACTCTTTTGAAGTTGTTAACTCATACTCTTTCATACTTAAATATCCAACAATTTGAGCTAAATTTTCTTTTCCTTTCTTAGGAGCTACTGTTTCTAAATCCCATTGTAACACTTCTAATGCTCCTTCAATCATTTTTTTCTCTCTTATTTTTTCTCTAAATAATTTTAAATTTTTCTCCATTCTAGTATATCTCCTTTTAAATTATCCGTTTCTTTTATGTTTTATTCTAAAATCTCTTGGATTTTGAGGATTTTTTTCACTCCAAATTCCTAATTTTTCTTTTTTTGCCTTTTCATAAGCTTTTCTATATTCCTTTTCCTTTTTAGCATGATATTCATAAAACCATGCATTCCCACTTCTTAACATCTCTAAATTAATCTCTCTATCTCTATAGTAAACTTTAGATACTTTTCTTCCATAATTATCTTCATATAAAACTTTTAATTCAACTTTTTTTCCTAATATTAGCTCTTCTAAATATTTTTTTGACTCTTTTCCATGTTTCTGCTTTAACTCTGGAGCATCTATTCCATACATTCTAACTCTAATTTTTTTCCCATTCTGTTTCATAAAAAAACTATCTCCATCAGAAACTTTTACTACATAACCATCTATAGCAAAAGAAAAAATTGAAAAAACTATGCTCAATATTAATGTTAACAATTTTCTCATAAATTTACTCCTAATCCTTTTTTATATTGACATCCATTTGAGGAAATGGAATTTCAATATTCACTTTATCTAAAGTTTTCTTTATTCCATTTAACGTTTCTTTGTAAACTGTCCAATAATTATCATTATTAACCCAACCTTTTAAAGCTATATTTATAGAACTATCTCCATAAGAATCCACATGTGAATATACTTCTGGTTCACTTAAAACTAAAGGATTACTTCTTAATAACTCCTCTAATACTTTTCTAGCTTCATCTATATCTGCATTATAAGATATCCCAACTATAAATTTTAATCTTCTAGTTGGAGTTTTAGTATAGTTTATTATTTTATTAGATACAACTATTCCATTTGGAATAATTACTAAATCATTGTTATGAGTTCTAATTGTAGTTGAGAATATATCTATATCATAAATATATCCTGTTTCATCATCTATATTTACCTCATCCCCAACTTTATATGTTTTAAATATTAAAATTATTATTCCCGCTGCTAAATTTGATAGATTATCCTTTAAAGCCAGTCCTACACCTATTCCTAAAGTACCAAAAAATGCTAATAGACTACTCTCTTTTACTCCTAAAATAAGCAAACATAAAGTTATCAAAGAAGCATGTATCCCAACATTTAAAATTGAACGTAAGAAACTTTTTAAAGATTGATCTACTATTTTATCTTCTACCTTTTTAGGTTTTAAAAATGGTGTTAGTTTTTTTATAAACTTTATAGCTACATAATAAAGAAAAACACAGATTATTAATTTTATTATAATAAATATTAATTCAACTGTAAAATTAACAAATATTTTTTTATCACCTAATTTTTGAAATACCTCTTTTAAAAAATCGTTAATATAGTTCATTTTATTCCTCCTCTATTATTGCATATTTTTATATAATTACCATTTATATTAACAAATATTGAAGAAATATTTAAAGGATCGTATAAAATATCAACTGTTTTTCCTAAATAATCATTCAAAATAATGTCATTATAAAAAGAATTATTAATTTGTATTCCATATGGATGAACTTTTCTTTTCAAATTAGATAAAAAACAGTTTAAAGAATTTATATCCTTATCTTTAAGAATTACTTTTGCTTTTGGATTATAGTAAGATGAATAATTTTCTAAAAAGGTTTTAAATTCATCATAGGAAGTTTCTTCTGAAAATGTCTTATTCAAATCATCTTTTAGTAATAAAATAAATTTATTTATCTCTTCATTATTTGGCTCAAATTCTAATAATTTTATTTGTGTTTTTTCATAAATCTCCTCTTTTACTTTTTTAGGAATAGAAAAAGTAGAATCTAAAAGAATTTCCTTGGGAAGCTTATTTACATTAAAAATACTTGCACCTTTTAATATAAATTTTCTAAAAAAAGCTAAAAGTTCATTGTCAATTTTATTTGTAAAACAAATATGAAAATCAATAAAATCTAAAGTAGCAGCATTAAAAGCTAATAAAATTAATGGTAATTTTTTTACCTTTTTATATCTCACAAAATGATAAGATACAAAAGATTGGACAAGATAAACCTCTCCATTTTTTATATTTTTATTAATTTGAAATTTAGTTTTATTTTTTAAATATGAGTCTAAGTTACTCAACACTCTATAAAAAGTATTAAAACTCATTTTTTCTTCAATACTTTCTTTTACTTTTTTGTAAATCTCTAAAAGGGGTTTTTCTTTATTTTGAGAATAAATATCTTTGATCTGTTCAATAATTAAATCATTTGCTTTTCTAAAAGATGATTTATCAGCTCTCTGCTTTATCTCTAATCCAGCTTCACCATTTTCTTTATAACTTTTTATCCATCTTTTTAGTGTAGCATATGATACTTCTGTTTCTTTTTCAATTTCTCTTAATGTCTTTTCTCCTTTTAAAAAAGGATCTATTATTTTTAATCTTTCTATTTTCTTTTCCATATTTATCTCCAGTGCATATTCTCTATTTTAGAATACTATCTTATTTTATTTTTGTCAATGTGGCTCAATTAATTCCGAAAAAAAATAAAATTTCCTTGACAGTAAATAAGAAAAGTGTTATTCTTAGTTAGTAATAAACGTATGTAAAAAAAACATAAAAATCAAAAAGTGGGAAAATATGAAATTTTTTGCTAAACTTCAAAAAATAGGAAAAGCACTAATGCTTCCTATCTCAATTTTACCAGCTGCTGGAATATTACTAACTTTTGGAGACAGATTTGGATTAGATTTAATGACTAATGCTGGAGGAATTTTATTTGACAATCTACCTTTACTTTTTGCAGTAGGTGCTGCAGTTGGATTATCTGGAGAATCTGGAATTGCTGCTTTAG encodes the following:
- a CDS encoding Mu transposase C-terminal domain-containing protein — encoded protein: MEKKIERLKIIDPFLKGEKTLREIEKETEVSYATLKRWIKSYKENGEAGLEIKQRADKSSFRKANDLIIEQIKDIYSQNKEKPLLEIYKKVKESIEEKMSFNTFYRVLSNLDSYLKNKTKFQINKNIKNGEVYLVQSFVSYHFVRYKKVKKLPLILLAFNAATLDFIDFHICFTNKIDNELLAFFRKFILKGASIFNVNKLPKEILLDSTFSIPKKVKEEIYEKTQIKLLEFEPNNEEINKFILLLKDDLNKTFSEETSYDEFKTFLENYSSYYNPKAKVILKDKDINSLNCFLSNLKRKVHPYGIQINNSFYNDIILNDYLGKTVDILYDPLNISSIFVNINGNYIKICNNRGGIK
- a CDS encoding LemA family protein — protein: MIVLLIILVIVILLILIGIGYQNKFVKLHERVKNAWSQIDVQLQKRFDLIPNLVEVVKGYASHEKETLERVIAARTHYTTAGTVDEKIQASGELGSVLSRLMMVSESYPDLKANTNFIDLQNQLKDIENKIGFARQFYNDTVTSYNQAIKMIPGNIFAGMFNFKEEPLFKVDMEVREAPKVKF
- a CDS encoding DUF2207 domain-containing protein; its protein translation is MLKRVVIVFLFLSSIIFGRTAYRIDTLDIIADIQRDGSIQVEERVRYDIESINGILYNIDALGYGKLTNLQIFYQEDGELKEAQNNLRPSTGNYTLNLDDGVYKIKLYAPGRNEKKDFIFTYTLTKGVTVYRDIAQLNRKMVGKDWQSSIKNINVKIRLPEWVNKKDIYAFGHGPLTGNIEIVNGQEINYSLTDYRPGEFLEVNLLFPKDILTNFNPMLVKNEKALKRILTMEENLAKEANEIRRQAVVKVIIGKIVLGVLVLWWVFLVILIYKKNRKRYKVENEYGEYFRELPDDYSPAVAGTLLSRNLYPGSKELFATLLNLVRKGYLKLEEEEKRITLILREDNKIGLSEEEKFVLDWYIRKLGDGEKVVLEEIETLVKGRNEAREFNSNYERWKTIVYSDMLAKGLKLDKKDKFSISLGGTTGIFYFIGGGFLTTYFQNLYFLALTFMGFFLIPYTLSSKRPSLEKEKAISRWEAFKKFLVDYSNLEEAKLASLELWEHYFVYAVALGVAEKVAKGYKKIMSEKGEDSVVIRSGYRNSSLMSMYLYSNRFKNIERSTNSVVQRSIESVARSNRSSTGGRGGGFSGGSSGGGGGRSGGGAF
- a CDS encoding mechanosensitive ion channel domain-containing protein, with product MNYINDFLKEVFQKLGDKKIFVNFTVELIFIIIKLIICVFLYYVAIKFIKKLTPFLKPKKVEDKIVDQSLKSFLRSILNVGIHASLITLCLLILGVKESSLLAFFGTLGIGVGLALKDNLSNLAAGIIILIFKTYKVGDEVNIDDETGYIYDIDIFSTTIRTHNNDLVIIPNGIVVSNKIINYTKTPTRRLKFIVGISYNADIDEARKVLEELLRSNPLVLSEPEVYSHVDSYGDSSINIALKGWVNNDNYWTVYKETLNGIKKTLDKVNIEIPFPQMDVNIKKD
- a CDS encoding carboxypeptidase M32, with the protein product MEKNLKLFREKIREKKMIEGALEVLQWDLETVAPKKGKENLAQIVGYLSMKEYELTTSKEFEDCVEILKENIEKLNEIEKKEIEELAEDIEKMKKIPPYEYQDYSELIARTQGIWEEAKIENNYEKYRDSLKKIVEYTIKFANYHKKDEKNLYDVILKDYEKGMTTEKLDEFFSMLKKEIVPLLKKIKEKGNPKKQLLQKTKIENQKKFNRFIGEYLGFDFDRGVGAESEHPFTMNITKNDVRLTTKYMEDNPMSAIFSTIHETGHGIYEQQIRDNLQGTILASGGSMGIHESQSRFYENILGRDIHFWKNIYKKAQEFMPFLEKISLEDFYKEINLVEPSLIRTEADELTYSLHIMVRYEIEKGLLTNELNIDDLPKIWKEKMNEYLGVIPTTDSEGIMQDVHWAAGLIGYFPSYALGSAYAAQIYNTMKKEIDVDNILETGELFKIKEWLGNKIHKYGKLKETPEIIKEVTGEELNPRYYIEYLKEKYTKIYNL
- a CDS encoding thermonuclease family protein, with amino-acid sequence MRKLLTLILSIVFSIFSFAIDGYVVKVSDGDSFFMKQNGKKIRVRMYGIDAPELKQKHGKESKKYLEELILGKKVELKVLYEDNYGRKVSKVYYRDREINLEMLRSGNAWFYEYHAKKEKEYRKAYEKAKKEKLGIWSEKNPQNPRDFRIKHKRNG